In Candidatus Bandiella numerosa, one genomic interval encodes:
- a CDS encoding tyrosine-type recombinase/integrase, translating into MNERTMTIKEKAQKIARSLKKENPDYYYLKELFKNIRNELNIKVEKQPKHLPYVPIEEGIKRYYKVVFESENMQNVLIIKTLIYTGVRVGELVNIKIEDVDLVNCNIRINNGKGKKDRVVPFPEAFKEVLALHIDSNKKKKATYLFESSWKKGYSVRGIRKTVTQYSKLAGMSRSLSPHKLRHFLFTWMKKQGIDDALIQPYSGHQSRQSLEVYSKLSITEAQKEYEKVIKHFPI; encoded by the coding sequence ATGAATGAAAGAACTATGACAATAAAAGAGAAGGCGCAGAAAATAGCAAGATCTTTAAAAAAAGAAAATCCAGATTACTATTATTTAAAAGAATTATTTAAAAATATTAGAAATGAGTTAAATATAAAAGTAGAAAAGCAACCAAAGCACTTACCCTATGTTCCTATAGAAGAGGGAATAAAAAGGTATTATAAGGTAGTATTTGAATCAGAAAATATGCAAAATGTACTGATAATAAAAACACTAATATATACAGGAGTACGAGTAGGAGAGTTGGTAAATATAAAAATAGAAGATGTAGATTTAGTAAATTGCAATATAAGAATAAATAATGGTAAAGGTAAAAAAGATAGAGTAGTGCCTTTCCCAGAAGCATTTAAAGAAGTGCTAGCCTTACATATAGACAGTAATAAAAAGAAAAAGGCGACGTACTTATTTGAATCATCATGGAAAAAAGGATATAGTGTAAGAGGAATACGCAAAACAGTAACTCAATACTCTAAATTAGCAGGAATGAGTAGATCGTTATCCCCACATAAATTACGGCACTTTTTATTTACATGGATGAAAAAACAAGGAATTGACGATGCCTTAATACAACCTTATTCAGGCCATCAAAGCAGACAATCATTAGAAGTATATTCTAAATTATCTATAACTGAAGCTCAAAAAGAATATGAAAAAGTTATTAAGCATTTCCCTATATAA
- a CDS encoding thioesterase domain-containing protein encodes MPGGILEYIGRDDSQHKISGYRLELGDIESALSNFTGVNHSVVVIKEQAGVKYLIAYYTSDSKFKDEKILQYLRSKLPDYMVPHIVMWVHSFPTTSNGKFDRESLPEVDLTLIDEYIAPRNHIEIQLIKIWAEFLEIDSGKIGLKHDFFKLGGSSVTAIKLASKLNNIYNSNLKITDIYINRTPEAFISRIMQSRNKYQTIVKLNDTYSKQNLFMIHPGTGGCEVYVSLANRLSNEFSCYGVDSYNLYNETKIQSLNQLAEYYLSHIEKTMTNTKQEIYNLFGWSLGGQLALEIASILERRNIRAINVYLLDTALSDEFLFSKVSSINIEEEKKKFRDHMISEGHDVFYIEKAVSVLELEGKFGQQRATYSLQDTKVILFKAMCEDTRFTLNQDAKKTEQHILKLKYNNIDTVVRGASSLNVINVSDAHHGNILEKEEVICDVLLKKKDMS; translated from the coding sequence ATGCCAGGAGGTATTTTAGAGTATATTGGCAGAGATGATTCACAGCATAAGATTAGCGGGTATAGGTTAGAGTTAGGAGATATAGAGTCTGCGTTATCTAATTTTACAGGAGTAAATCATTCTGTTGTGGTTATAAAAGAACAAGCTGGTGTGAAATATTTGATAGCTTACTACACATCAGATAGCAAATTTAAAGATGAGAAGATTTTGCAATATTTGCGAAGCAAGCTTCCAGATTATATGGTTCCGCATATTGTAATGTGGGTTCATAGTTTTCCAACAACATCTAATGGTAAGTTTGACAGAGAGTCACTACCGGAAGTTGATTTAACTTTGATAGATGAGTATATTGCTCCGCGTAACCATATTGAAATTCAGTTAATAAAAATATGGGCAGAGTTTTTGGAGATAGACTCAGGTAAAATAGGCTTGAAGCATGACTTTTTTAAATTAGGTGGAAGCAGCGTCACTGCTATAAAATTAGCCAGTAAATTGAATAACATTTATAATTCCAATCTGAAAATTACAGATATTTATATCAATAGAACTCCTGAGGCTTTTATTTCGAGGATTATGCAATCTAGGAACAAGTATCAAACTATCGTAAAGCTTAATGATACATACAGCAAACAAAATTTGTTTATGATTCATCCTGGTACAGGAGGATGTGAAGTATATGTATCTTTAGCTAATAGGTTAAGCAATGAATTTAGTTGCTATGGGGTAGACTCTTACAATTTGTATAATGAAACTAAAATACAGAGTTTAAATCAACTAGCAGAGTACTATTTATCTCATATAGAAAAAACAATGACAAATACAAAACAAGAGATATATAATTTATTTGGTTGGTCATTAGGTGGACAATTGGCGCTTGAGATAGCAAGTATATTAGAGCGTAGGAATATTAGAGCAATAAATGTTTATTTATTGGATACAGCGTTATCAGATGAATTTCTGTTCTCTAAAGTAAGTTCGATTAATATTGAAGAGGAAAAAAAGAAGTTTAGGGATCATATGATATCAGAAGGCCATGATGTGTTTTATATAGAAAAAGCTGTCTCAGTATTAGAATTAGAAGGAAAGTTTGGTCAGCAACGTGCGACTTATTCTTTGCAGGATACGAAAGTTATATTATTTAAAGCGATGTGTGAAGATACAAGGTTTACTCTTAATCAGGATGCAAAAAAGACAGAACAACACATATTGAAGCTTAAATATAATAATATAGATACAGTTGTACGAGGTGCTTCGAGTTTAAATGTTATTAATGTAAGTGATGCACATCATGGTAATATATTAGAAAAGGAAGAAGTAATTTGTGATGTTCTTCTTAAGAAAAAGGACATGTCTTAA
- a CDS encoding Tn3 family transposase, translating into MQYTEFLIPDLSIFVIIPNFENINNIESLISRVINWKIIRDNYEGMIEYAVALKLKITEPEALLKRFTANNLQHPVYQALQELGRIIKTIFTCKYLIFEELRIEIHEGLNVVERWNSVNDFIYYGKKSTISSNEPVIQEISILYLHLLQAALVYMNTLMLQKVLEGNHWQNKLTIEDKRALSPLFYNHINPYGTFKLDMNERMEI; encoded by the coding sequence ATGCAGTATACAGAATTCCTAATACCAGATTTGTCTATATTTGTAATTATACCCAATTTTGAAAATATTAATAATATTGAGAGCTTAATAAGCAGAGTGATTAATTGGAAGATAATAAGAGATAATTATGAAGGAATGATAGAGTATGCTGTAGCATTAAAATTGAAAATAACAGAGCCCGAAGCGTTATTAAAAAGATTCACAGCTAATAATTTGCAACATCCAGTATATCAAGCATTACAGGAGTTAGGAAGGATAATAAAAACTATATTTACATGCAAATATTTAATCTTTGAAGAATTAAGAATAGAAATACATGAGGGGTTAAATGTGGTTGAAAGATGGAATAGTGTTAATGATTTTATATATTATGGTAAGAAGAGTACTATATCTAGTAATGAGCCAGTTATTCAAGAAATATCAATATTATACCTACATTTATTACAAGCAGCATTGGTATATATGAATACATTAATGTTGCAAAAAGTGTTAGAAGGTAATCATTGGCAAAATAAGTTAACAATAGAGGATAAAAGGGCATTATCACCATTATTTTATAATCATATAAATCCTTACGGAACTTTTAAATTAGATATGAATGAGAGGATGGAAATATGA